A portion of the Thunnus albacares chromosome 5, fThuAlb1.1, whole genome shotgun sequence genome contains these proteins:
- the si:dkey-261h17.1 gene encoding uncharacterized protein si:dkey-261h17.1: MAGSMWRMNGMAGVLLLCALLLSNEVMCQESATDATATDTPVDPNTAPPSATDAVAAPGTAVAPDASSAPAAPAVDQPAASVVPGDNPSVTDANTAVTDGGISGTTVASSPGGNKDATTAEAKVFLKNVVPVVTCVDKESIQESNAVKVVVTTANCEDTKRIIEENPAPWCQEENCHLEIFQEGNRALVSSKEATLGYVAEVLRSDHLKDKLGVTETDVPTSPNSSVFVGILVTGLLAAAAITIGYFKCQRRSDTKGARLAEETYPVDQENQGNTLVSVAPLNPPQETQEKPSVNGESPEAAKTEPPPTNGHSTTKTADTEL; encoded by the exons ATGGCTGGGTCCATGTGGAGAATGAATGGGATGGCTGGAGTCCTGTTGCTCTGCGCTCTATTGCTCAGCA ATGAGGTGATGTGTCAAGAGTCAGCGACAGATGCCACAGCAACTGACACACCTGTAGACCCCAATACTG CGCCCCCATCTGCTACGGACGCCGTTGCAGCTCCAGGCACCGCCGTTGCCCCAGATGCAAGTTCcgctcctgctgctcctgctgttgACCAGCCTGCTGCGTCTGTTGTTCCTGGAGATAACCCATCAGTGACCGATGCAAACACTGCAGTTACAGATGGAGGCATCTCAGGAACCACTGTTGCCTCCAGTCCTGGAGGCAATAAGGATGCTACAACCGCCGAGGCcaaagtttttcttaaaaatgtggTG CCGGTTGTGACGTGTGTTGACAAGGAGAGCATCCAAGAAAGTAACGCTGTCAAGGTTGTTGTGACAACAGCTAACTGT GAGGACACTAAACGCATTATTGAAGAAAACCCCGCACCCTGGTGCCAAGAGGAAAACTGTCATCTAGAGATCTTCCAGGAAGGCAACAGAGCACTGGTGTCCAGCAAGGAAG CTACGTTGGGTTATGTGGCTGAGGTGCTCCGCAGTGATCATTTGAAAGACAAG CTGGGTGTGACAGAGACTGATGTCCCAACATCACCAAATTCTTCTGTATTTGTGGGAATACTGGTCACTGGTCTGCTCGCTGCAGCTGCAATTACTATAGGTTACTTCAAATGCCAACGCAGGTCTGACACCAAGGGGGCGAGGCTG GCAGAGGAAACTTATCCAGTAGATCAGGAAAATCAGGGGAACACTCTTGTGTCCGTGGCCCCCCTCAACCCCCCTCAAGAAACCCAGGAGAAACCCAGTGTAAATGGAGAGTCCCCCGAAGCAGCCAAGACTGAGCCTCCTCCCACCAACGGCCACTCCACCACCAAGACAGCAGACACCGAGCTGTGA